In Funiculus sociatus GB2-C1, one DNA window encodes the following:
- a CDS encoding MSMEG_0570 family nitrogen starvation response protein codes for MPEIYFQIQCPDSSQETCYSLSLVVKDYFTPNNESELDDFVERSRSALKIASDRVQEKYGIPCGLAWRHLQDIEVKFAH; via the coding sequence ATGCCCGAAATCTACTTTCAAATTCAATGTCCTGATAGTTCTCAGGAAACCTGCTATTCCCTTTCTTTAGTCGTCAAAGACTATTTTACACCTAATAATGAGTCTGAGCTGGATGACTTTGTTGAGCGATCGCGTTCAGCCCTGAAAATTGCAAGCGATCGCGTCCAGGAAAAGTATGGCATACCTTGTGGTTTAGCTTGGAGACATCTGCAAGACATTGAAGTTAAATTTGCTCACTAA